The following proteins are encoded in a genomic region of Ostrinia nubilalis chromosome 1, ilOstNubi1.1, whole genome shotgun sequence:
- the LOC135078186 gene encoding ubiquitin-like modifier-activating enzyme 5: MATVEELKKKVKELEAKLAACQGNVGPAREKIQVMSSEVVDSNPYSRLMALKRMGIVDNYEKIRELSVAVVGVGGVGSVTAEMLTRCGIGKLILFDYDKVELANMNRLFFQPHQAGLSKVDAAAATLQSINPDVAIDAYNYNITTVDNFQKFCDTIRTGSLTGGPVDLVLSCVDNFEARMAINTACNELNQKWFESGVSENAVSGHIQFIVPGETACFACAPPLVVASKIDEKTLKREGVCAASLPTTMGIVAGFLVQNTLKYLLEFGTVSHYLGYSALTDFFPSMALKPNPQCDDSFCRARQVEVRARPVVEVATEVKEDVAPIHADNDWGISLVDENNPEDDDNNLNLVDGVQVAYSIPVDNSTPESSTGGAVAASELSLEELMQQMKSM, encoded by the exons ATGGCTACTGTCGAGGAGTTGAAGAAGAAGGTAAAAGAGCTGGAAGCGAAGCTAGCCGCTTGCCAGGGAAATGTGGGCCCAGCGAGGGAGAAAATCCAAGTTATGTCGTCTGAAGTAGTCGACTCCAACCCTTACAg TCGTTTAATGGCTCTCAAGAGGATGGGCATAGTGGACAACTACGAGAAGATCCGTGAGCTCTCTGTGGCCGTGGTGGGAGTGGGTGGGGTGGGCAGTGTGACAGCTGAGATGCTGACTCGCTGCGGTATTGGAAAG CTCATCTTATTTGACTACGACAAAGTGGAGCTAGCGAACATGAATCGTCTGTTCTTCCAACCGCACCAAGCAGGGCTCAGCAAGGTGGACGCTGCGGCAGCCACGCTGCAGTCCATCAACCCAGACGTGGCCATTGATGCGTACAATTACAATATTACTACTGTTGACAACTTCCAGAAGTTCTGTGACACTATCAG AACAGGCAGCCTGACCGGTGGCCCAGTGGACCTGGTGCTGAGCTGTGTGGACAACTTCGAGGCACGCATGGCCATCAACACGGCTTGCAACGAACTCAACCAGAAGTGGTTCGAGTCAGGCGTCAGCGAGAACGCTGTGTCCGGACACATACAGTTCATAGTGCCCGGGGAGACTGCTTGCTTTGCT TGTGCTCCACCACTGGTTGTGGCATCGAAGATCGATGAGAAAACATTGAAAAGAGAAGGTGTGTGCGCCGCCAGTCTGCCAACTACCATGGGGATTGTAGCAGGTTTCTTAG TACAAAATACACTGAAGTATCTCTTAGAATTCGGCACAGTTAGTCACTATTTAGGATATAGCGCACTTACAGATTTCTTCCCATCAATGGCATTGAAG CCCAACCCTCAATGCGACGATAGCTTCTGCCGCGCGCGCCAAGTGGAAGTGCGCGCGCGGCCCGTCGTAGAAGTCGCAACTGAAGTCAAGGAGGACGTCGCGCCCATCCACGCCGATAACGATTGGGGCATCTCGCTCGTGGACGAGAATAACCCTGAGGATGACGACAACAATCTGAACCTGGTTGATGGTGTGCAG GTGGCATACAGTATCCCCGTTGATAACAGCACACCAGAATCAAGCACCGGAGGAGCGGTGGCCGCCTCAGAATTATCGCTCGAGGAGCTCATGCAGCAGATGAAGTCCATGTAA
- the LOC135074768 gene encoding peroxidase, which translates to MQRAGSSAERTPLMQPTYMFESSVTRSYERRLRHFQCAICVAIIATLGIALLVTVSYNLSEDQEDDDNSTTTTVPETVIPIGNLTAMPPYLAPLLQMKWPLEGRDPPEWAGDPPSADDISTAVEHGNTALRERRALESNRRPLDQDTPANRAQRAAATSAAVKPLADAAYAAEQATRALLNGTDSSRRAGGAGLGPPTNGSFSEPRYCLQDAAPCPPDRYRSLDGSCNNLQHPYRWGVSNTPFRRVLPADYGDGISSPRTGTDGASLPSARDVSVTVHRPSYAHDTTFTVMLAVWGQFVDHDITATALSKGANSSSLSCCDESQEPHPECFPVQLGAQDPFYEEYNLTCMEFVRSAPAPTCHFGPREQMNQATAFIDGSTVYGYGPSRATQLRALTAGRLRMLRDGDRDLLPQATDPKDPCNTQQMTAKGRYCFETGDDRANENLHLTTMHLIWARQHNRLAAILKKLNPHWDDERLYQEARRVVGAQMQHITYSEFLPSILGKDVMWALNLTLLEEGFSEAYDPSVEPTVANHFSAAAFRFAHTLLPGLIHNVDASTGTINYVQLHEMLFNPYALYSLRGPNKAVRSALNTPVHTVDPHVTAELSNHLFERPTTLNTNSSVPKKPGPCGLDLVSLNIQRGRDHGLPGYPEWREHCGLSRPKNFEDLGKMFDDLSLSRICKIYNNVDDIDLYTGALAEDPRGRLLGPTLSCLLADQFLRLKVGDRFWYETSDRVVGFTIEQLTEIRMTTLAGVICANEELLDQAQPRVMEAVSATNPLVDCRELPQPSFAPWKEDAPLKKKT; encoded by the exons ATGCAGCGGGCAGGCAGCAGCGCGGAGCGGACGCCGCTCATGCAGCCCACGTATATGTTTGAGTCCAGCGTCACGCGCAGCTACGAGCGGCGCCTGCGACACTTCCAATGCGCCATCTGCGTTGCCATCAT AGCAACCCTCGGTATCGCCCTACTGGTAACAGTCTCCTACAACCTGAGCGAGGACCAAGAAGATGACGACAACAGCACCACCACAACAGTTCCAGAAACAGTGATCCCCATAGGCAATCTTACGGCGATGCCACCGTATCTGGCGCCCTTGCTGCAAATGAAATGGCCCTTGGAAG GTCGTGATCCCCCCGAATGGGCAGGGGATCCCCCGTCCGCTGACGACATCAGCACAGCTGTCGAGCACGGGAACACGGCCCTCAGGGAAAGGAGGGCTTTGGAGAGCAACAGGAGGCCCTTAGACCAGGACACACCAGCGAATAGAGCTCAGAGGGCAGCTGCCACTTCTGCGGCTGTGAAGCCTTTGGCTGATGCAGCATATGCTGCAGAGCAAGCTACACGAGCGCTCCTCAATGG AACCGACAGCTCCCGTCGCGCAGGCGGAGCAGGCTTGGGTCCTCCCACCAACGGTTCATTCTCGGAGCCACGCTACTGCCTGCAGGACGCTGCCCCCTGCCCGCCTGACCGCTACCGCAGCCTCGATGGCAGCTGCAATAACCTGCAGCACCCTTACCGATGGGGGGTGTCCAACACGCCTTTCAGGAGAGTGCTACCGGCGGATTATGGAGATG GAATCAGCTCTCCCCGCACTGGTACCGACGGCGCGAGCCTGCCCAGCGCGCGTGACGTCAGCGTGACTGTGCACCGGCCCAGCTACGCTCACGATACCACCTTCACTGTGATGCTGGCGGTATGGGGTCAGTTCGTGGACCATGACATCACTGCCACTGCTCTGAGCAAAG GAGCAAACAGCAGCTCGCTGTCATGCTGTGATGAGAGCCAGGAGCCGCATCCTGAATGCTTCCCGGTGCAGCTGGGTGCCCAGGATCCCTTCTACGAGGAGTACAACCTGACCTGCATGGAGTTCGTGCGGTCCGCGCCTGCACCCACGTGCCACTTCG GGCCCCGTGAGCAGATGAACCAAGCGACAGCCTTTATTGACGGCTCCACTGTGTATGGCTACGGGCCATCCAGAGCCACACAGCTGCGGGCCCTGACGGCCGGACGACTGAGGATGCTACGTGACGGAGACCGCGACCTGCTGCCGCAAGCCACCGACCCCAAGGATCCCTGCAACACCCAGCAGATGACTGCGAAGGGCAGATACTGCTTTGAGACCG GTGACGACCGAGCCAACGAGAACCTCCACCTCACCACGATGCACCTGATCTGGGCGCGGCAGCACAACCGGCTGGCAGCCATCTTGAAGAAGCTCAACCCGCACTGGGACGACGAGAGACTGTACCAGGAGGCACGGAGGGTAGTCGGCGCACAGATGCAGCATATCACGTATTCAGAGTTCTTGCCTTCCATTTTAG GAAAAGACGTGATGTGGGCATTGAACCTGACTCTCTTGGAAGAGGGATTCTCTGAAGCATACGACCCTTCAGTGGAACCCACTGTCGCTAACCACTTCTCCGCAGCTGCCTTCAGATTTGCACATACCCTTCTACCT GGTCTGATCCATAACGTAGACGCGAGCACAGGCACGATAAACTACGTGCAACTTCACGAGATGCTGTTCAACCCTTACGCGCTGTACTCTCTACGGGGACCCAACAAGGCAGTCCGCTCGGCCCTCAACACGCCTGTGCATACCGTCGACCCGCATGTCACTGCCGAG CTTAGCAACCATCTCTTTGAGCGTCCAACTACCCTCAACACAAACTCATCCGTCCCTAAGAAGCCGGGACCTTGCGGTCTCGACCTGGTCTCCCTGAACATCCAGAGGGGACGGGACCACGGACTGCCCGGGTACCCAGAGTGGAGGGAGCACTGTGGGCTGTCTAGACCGAAGAACTTTGAGGACTTGGGAAAAATGTTCGATGACCTCTCGCTGAGCAGGATATGTAAGATTTATAA CAACGTGGACGACATAGACCTGTACACAGGGGCTTTGGCCGAGGACCCACGCGGGCGACTACTGGGGCCCACGCTCAGCTGCTTGCTGGCCGACCAGTTCCTGCGGCTCAAGGTCGGCGACCGCTTCTGGTACGAGACCAGCGATAGAGTCGTCGGGTTCACGATTG AGCAACTGACAGAGATCCGCATGACGACCCTAGCAGGCGTGATCTGCGCCAACGAGGAGTTACTTGATCAAGCTCAACCACGGGTTATGGAGGCCGTGAGTGCCACCAACCCACTAGTGGACTGCAGGGAACTACCGCAGCCTTCCTTCGCGCCGTGGAAGGAAGACGCGCCCTTGAAGAAGAAGACTTAA